The Tribolium castaneum strain GA2 chromosome 3, icTriCast1.1, whole genome shotgun sequence sequence TGCCCGGAGTGTCAGTCAGACTAGTCGACGAAAATTCCAAGTCCTCCGCCCTCGAAATGACCAACTCCGGTGGGGAAATTTCGTGTCAGATGGACAATAAGCTGGTGGTGAGTGGGGAAGTAAAAGGGGAGTTGTTGGTGAAAAGCGACGGCGTTTTCCGGGAGTATTACAACAGGCCGGAGGCGACCAAAAAGGAGTTTTCGCAAGACGGTTGGTTCAAAACTGGTGATGTTTCGTTGTTTTCCATCAGTaagaacaaatttaaaattctcgGGAGGAAAAGTTCCGATATTATTAAGTCTGGCGGCTACAAACTCAGCGCAATTGAAATTGAGACTGCATTGTTAGGGCATCCCGATATTAAAGACTGCGTAGTTGTAGGAGTTGAGGATAAGGAGTGGGGGCAAAGGGTGGCAGCGGTTGTGGTTTTACGTGAAAATAAAACTCTGACTTTGGAGGATTTGAGGAGTTGGGGGGGCGAGAAGTTGGCCAAATATGCCTTGCCGTCAGTTTTGGAGATTGTTAATGAGATTCCGAAAAATGCCATGGGGAAGGTGAATAAGAAACAGTTGGTTGATGCAGTTTTCAGGAAGTGAGTGGCGGAAAgactgattttttaatatatctaGAGGTTGTTATAGTATTACTATACTTTTTggtattatttcttattacGTATTGTTGATGTATAATgatgtattattaataaatattgatattcAGACAGACGCTGATAATTTCATGTCGAAATGTTCTATTAATAAGCGTAACTTCCGATAAGgagtgcaaattaaaaaaaaatgactgCAATTAGTTTGTTTGCGTATGTAATTTCCATCATTTAAAGCAacacataaatatttatttgagaaatatgggtaatttaaaaaaacaaataggcCCTTTTGTGCATTCGCGCAAATGCATATTATGACAAATAGGAAACCACCGAGCGAGATAGAAGATGGACGACAGTTGGCCGAAACGTCAAACCACCTGAGTTTACCTTCATATTGCAAATTTTCCACAAGTTGGTCTGTAAACAGAAATTAGTGGTTGTTTAAAGGTGATTCTCGTCTCGCCGATCATGCGGAGAGTGCCTGATTCAGCAATGAAAAGTCACTGGTTAACGCAgcgttttaaataattggaaaCTTGTGATACCTGACCAAGGCTTTCCGAGGGGAGATTTCGCAGTAATTGTAAGTTATCCAGGTAAAATATGCAATAACACAGATGTTGGACTTATCACAGAACAAACATGATGATAAGTGATCGCGTAATAATTAAGTTTGTATAAAAAACGCACACGTAATAAACACCTGCTCCGCTAACCTATGGGAGTATTGATTACATttcgcgagtttttaaatatttatagatATCTATTATtactttaccaaaaaattgtttaatgaaTTGTAGGTGATGGGCGTGAACAACAGTAAGAAATTGGCCGCCAAGTGTTCCTTTTTGTCCAAAGATGAACAACATATTGTTAGCAACTCGTTCCGGCTCGCAAGCAAGAACTCGGAGAAAATCAAAGAAGAGGAACTTACGGTGAGTTGGACTCTCATAAGCAAAACCGCATGagttaattttagaaattatgGGGCACGCAAATGGACTCCCGCCTTCTGCAGTACATAAACAATTACTTATTTGGCATTGGGGAATCACGCACACAAACGGTTGAGCTGGAGCGGTTTGCCGAACTTTTCGTCTTTTGCACAAGGGGCACGGTTGAGGAGAAGCTGAAAGTTCTTATAATATCGCTTGGACGCAGCGATTCTGAATTTAATGAGCTTCCATACATTCTTGTCAAAGAAGTGTGTCACACGTTTATTGCTCCGGAGTCACGcttaattttctgttttagTACGTGGAAAGTATCGTcgcgtcgtacatgaaaatccaGAAGTTGAGTAACACAAAACAGTTCAAATCATGGTTTTCTCGCGGCTGTTTCACCTCAGCCCAAAACATCCAGAGACTGGCAGAGAGCCTCTCTCACGATTTGGCGGCGGCTGATAGCATAACGCGACGTGCTCTAGAAGTGTGGTTACAGGGTTCAACAGTGCTTGGTCAATTGCTCCTCTTCGTTTTTATGCATTTATATAACATTTCTCACAAAGATAAAGCTCAAGTTTCCGGCGAGAAAAGCGCAGTTGAGGAACAGCACACCTCGAGTGAAAAGGAGAAAGACAGGAGTTTAGTGCCGTTTTGCCGGGGCCTCGATCTCATCCCTTCGTATCCAAGTTTGCTAGACTTAAACCAGATAGTTTTTATTAACGCGAATCTGCCGCAACAGTATCAATTAGAGTGgagatttttgtttagttcCGAAATACACGGCGAGTCTTTTTCTACGCTCATAGGTCGGGAAATCGctttttccaaactttttcACCAATCAGTCGTTACAGGTAGGATAGTTAATCAGGGACCGTCAGTTCTGGTAGTTGAAGACAGAAACGGGTACATGTTTGGCGGCTTCGCCCCTGCTAACTGGTCCCTGGGCCCCAATTTTTTCGGGGATGACAGCAGCTTTCTTTTCACGCTCGCACCGCGCATGAGAATTTTTCCATCTACAGGGTACAATCAGCACTTCCAGTATCTCAATTTGCATCAACAAACCATGCCGAACGGTTTGGTAAGTAATTAGTTGGTTAAAAAGCCAGTTTGGAACAAGAATTTTTCAGGCCATGGGGGGGCAGCACAACTACTACGGTCTGTGGATAGACAGCGAGTACGGCAAAGGCCACTCTTCTGAATCCTGCACCACGTATTCGGGCTATTCGCAGATGGCCTCTGGGAAGGACTTCACCTTTCGGCACTTGGAGGTCTGGGGGCTGGGGGCCCCGCCGCCCACGCCGCAGGAAAAGGGCGAGCGTTCAAGCTCTACTAGCGTTCTGGACGGCAACGCTGAGACTAAAGCCATGTTGAAGATGGCCGGACGCACAATACATAGTGAAGGTTTAAGGGATGCACCTCCGAATAATTAAACAAAGGTTggttttattttgctgaaatGCCTTAAACGGTtcttttttaatctttacACTAAGATGACAAGTGTTTTAATCGATCCCATGAAGTATTTTTATATGTGCCGTAATTCACTATGTGAGAATTTCGCTTCGTATTACACCAATTGCTATCACGTTACGTTAAGTCTGGGTTGTCAATAGCACCGTAATGCGTACTTGTGTGATaacattttaacaattttcctatttttttaattataagaaaaGACGACGTGCCAAAGACCTGGTCACACACTTGTAGTGAGCTtcactatttatttattttccccGTTTTGATTGTTACGACTATAGATAGTTTatatatttgttatttatgtgTCTTACATGTgatctatcaatttttaagtcATGTACAGTAACAATTTGTCAAATTAAACAAGATCCAAGTACATAACAGAACTggaagttttattattacatcaaCTAATCTTCAGAAACAGTCAACAATATTTTAGATTGcacttaaataaatacagaCATTTCGCTACAGTCAGCTCGATACAAACACCTCTGCTCTGCTGAACTGATAAGTCTATAAACACAGAACAAATATTCTTAAATGCCATTGAAATGCAATAATTCCGTTTTAAGCCCAGACCTGTAATAAAATGCTCACAACTGACCCTTTCACCGGCCCTACATACCCTAAGGGTGTAGTCCCACGACCCTGTAGAAAGAGCAGTGCCATCTGGCGAGACTTGCAAACACGAGACTCGATTTTCGTGCCCGTACAACAGACACACTCTTACACATTTAAGAGTATCCCAAACATTGACAGTATAATCGTTATACCCAGCGAATAAGAGTCGACCTAAACCAAACAAAtgacaacaaaattaaacattagCGTTGCAATCTGACCTGAAACGGAGAAATCGACCGAATTCACCCCAAAAATAATACTTTCTTTGCTGTAAACTGCAACCTCTTTGTCAGCCCTTAGATCAAATAACCGACactgaaaaaacaaattatgcTTGGAAATTTTCATGGATCATTACCGTAGCATCGTCACTTCCTGTAGCTACAGCGTCGCCACTTGGATGGAATTTAACGCTGTTAACGTCCGATTCGTGTCCTTCAAAAGATTGGACGCATTGTCCCGAACGCATGTCCCAGATCAATACCATTTTGTCGCAACTCTAAAGTTTAAACTAGAGTgtgaaaaatgtgattttttaattaaatacccCGGAGACGAAAGTGTTGCCGGTCTCAGACGGGGCCAAATCTATCGACATAACATCAGCGGAATGTCCGTGGAAGCTCTGCAGTAGCTGGCCCGACTCTACGTCCCACAAAGCGCAAGTTGAGTCGCCACTCCCCGTCAAAATTTGCTGGTCAGAGTTGGGaaaaatgcaacaactcaTGTAACTAGTGTGCGTCccgactgttttttttttgagggtCACATCCTCGTCCAGACTTAGAGGATAAACAGTGACTTTGTTATCCAACCCCCTGAAAAGCCCCCTCGTTTATCAATTTTCTGGTGGTTTAAACGAACCCGCAAGCGACTAGGTTTCCTGATGGGGCGTAAGCACAAGCCATTACCCAAGTTGTAGGCATGGTGACTGCATGCTCTTTGTTAGTAGTGAAAGCGTCCC is a genomic window containing:
- the LOC664441 gene encoding MTOR-associated protein MEAK7: MGVNNSKKLAAKCSFLSKDEQHIVSNSFRLASKNSEKIKEEELTKLWGTQMDSRLLQYINNYLFGIGESRTQTVELERFAELFVFCTRGTVEEKLKVLIISLGRSDSEFNELPYILVKEYVESIVASYMKIQKLSNTKQFKSWFSRGCFTSAQNIQRLAESLSHDLAAADSITRRALEVWLQGSTVLGQLLLFVFMHLYNISHKDKAQVSGEKSAVEEQHTSSEKEKDRSLVPFCRGLDLIPSYPSLLDLNQIVFINANLPQQYQLEWRFLFSSEIHGESFSTLIGRIVNQGPSVLVVEDRNGYMFGGFAPANWSLGPNFFGDDSSFLFTLAPRMRIFPSTGYNQHFQYLNLHQQTMPNGLAMGGQHNYYGLWIDSEYGKGHSSESCTTYSGYSQMASGKDFTFRHLEVWGLGAPPPTPQEKGERSSSTSVLDGNAETKAMLKMAGRTIHSEGLRDAPPNN
- the Gbeta5 gene encoding guanine nucleotide-binding protein subunit beta-5: MTETESKDCPTETIESLTKEAEALKKKLEDERQKLNDVTLATVAERLDIINYMNIKPRRTLKGHQAKVLCSDWSPDKRHIVSSSQDGKMIIWDAFTTNKEHAVTMPTTWVMACAYAPSGNLVACGGLDNKVTVYPLSLDEDVTLKKKTVGTHTSYMSCCIFPNSDQQILTGSGDSTCALWDVESGQLLQSFHGHSADVMSIDLAPSETGNTFVSGSCDKMVLIWDMRSGQCVQSFEGHESDVNSVKFHPSGDAVATGSDDATCRLFDLRADKEVAVYSKESIIFGVNSVDFSVSGRLLFAGYNDYTVNVWDTLKCVRVCLLYGHENRVSCLQVSPDGTALSTGSWDYTLRVWA